In the Acidimicrobiales bacterium genome, one interval contains:
- the aceB gene encoding malate synthase A: MTNLDGIEISEHELRDEIFTPEATAFVADLVRTFRDRRIELLRSRRIRQEKFDTGLRPDFLPETAEIRSGTWTVSPPPKDLLDRRVEITGPPERKMMINALNSGARVFMADFEDSSSPTWDNMLNGQVNIRDAIRRDLTLRRDGKSYAINDEIATLVIRPRGWHLPERHVQVDGRPAAASLVDFGLIFFHNVREALDRGTAPYFYLPKLENHHEARLWNDVFCHAQDALGVPRGSIKATVLIETITAAFEMDEILYELREHSAGLNAGRWDYIFSVAKKFNADPAFVLPDRADVTMTTPFMRAYTELMVATCHKRSAHAIGGMAAFIPNRRDPEVTAQALTKVKEDKRREANDGCDGTWVAHPDLVTVAEIEFNAILGQGLNQVDRQRPDVRVTGDDLLSVDETGGQITRAGLETNVYVGLRYLASWLSGSGAAAIHNLMEDAATAEISRAQIWQWIRHSRALEDGTTVTTALVRSTIDAQMAVIAEDLGSETFDALPFDEARAVFEEVALSSEFIEFLTLPAYELLD, encoded by the coding sequence ATGACCAACCTGGACGGCATCGAGATCAGCGAACATGAACTCCGCGACGAGATCTTCACGCCCGAAGCCACCGCCTTCGTGGCCGACCTCGTGCGCACCTTCCGAGACCGTCGCATCGAGCTGCTTCGGAGTCGGCGTATCCGCCAGGAGAAGTTCGACACCGGTCTGCGACCCGACTTTCTGCCCGAGACTGCCGAGATCCGGTCGGGTACGTGGACGGTGTCCCCGCCTCCCAAGGACCTACTCGATCGTCGCGTCGAGATCACCGGTCCGCCTGAGCGCAAGATGATGATTAATGCCCTGAACTCCGGAGCGCGGGTGTTCATGGCCGACTTCGAGGATTCGAGTTCCCCAACTTGGGACAACATGCTCAACGGCCAGGTCAACATTCGTGACGCCATCCGCCGTGATCTCACGCTCCGTCGCGACGGCAAGAGTTACGCCATCAACGACGAGATCGCCACGCTGGTCATCCGGCCCCGCGGTTGGCATCTTCCCGAGCGTCACGTTCAGGTCGACGGTCGCCCGGCGGCCGCCAGCCTTGTCGACTTCGGCCTCATCTTCTTCCACAACGTCCGTGAGGCCCTCGACCGCGGAACAGCGCCGTACTTCTACCTCCCGAAGCTTGAGAACCACCACGAGGCCCGGCTCTGGAATGACGTGTTCTGCCATGCCCAGGACGCCCTTGGCGTGCCCCGCGGTTCGATCAAGGCCACCGTGCTCATCGAGACGATTACCGCTGCCTTCGAGATGGACGAGATTCTCTATGAGTTACGTGAACACTCGGCGGGTCTCAACGCCGGCCGTTGGGACTACATCTTCTCGGTGGCCAAGAAGTTCAACGCAGATCCGGCTTTCGTCCTACCCGACCGGGCTGATGTCACCATGACGACGCCGTTTATGCGTGCCTACACAGAACTCATGGTGGCCACCTGCCACAAGCGGAGCGCCCACGCCATAGGCGGGATGGCGGCCTTCATCCCTAACCGTCGTGACCCCGAGGTCACCGCCCAGGCTCTCACCAAGGTGAAGGAAGATAAGCGGCGCGAGGCAAACGACGGTTGCGACGGCACGTGGGTGGCCCATCCCGACCTGGTCACGGTGGCCGAGATCGAGTTCAACGCAATTCTGGGCCAAGGCCTCAACCAGGTTGATCGCCAGCGCCCCGACGTCCGGGTCACCGGCGATGACCTGCTCTCCGTCGACGAGACCGGTGGCCAGATCACCCGGGCCGGCCTCGAGACCAACGTATACGTCGGCCTCCGCTACCTAGCCTCCTGGCTATCCGGTAGTGGTGCAGCGGCCATCCACAACCTCATGGAAGATGCGGCCACCGCCGAGATCAGTCGGGCCCAGATCTGGCAGTGGATCCGCCATAGCCGAGCCCTTGAAGATGGAACCACGGTGACCACCGCGCTGGTCCGCTCCACGATCGACGCCCAGATGGCAGTCATCGCCGAGGACCTCGGTAGCGAAACATTCGACGCGTTGCCGTTCGACGAGGCCCGGGCTGTCTTCGAGGAGGTCGCCTTGTCCTCTGAGTTCATCGAGTTCCTCACCCTGCCCGCCTACGAGCTCCTCGACTGA
- a CDS encoding helix-turn-helix domain-containing protein: MGTPAFDPVVLGHRLRYLRRQAGLTLAVLGERIGRPASYLSQVENGRIEPKLGVLGELADALGCTTVDLLDPTPPSHRAALEIELDRHQGGQWRTTLELPEVRAGARLDDDVLETLVGLYRALPDVEVSRSGLANLEAGDRARMANIALRTEMRARDNYFAEIEQRAAEDLAAAGYGGEGPPTEKDMVDLAAHHGFIVERVKGMPRTARSVTDTRRRVIYIPQRDDLSVRAARSVVLQTLGHFALEHAETTDFEGYLRQRIESNYYAAATLIPEQAAVAFLSGAKDGHDLSIEDLKERYYVSYEMAAHRFTNLATRHLGLSVHFIRTDPEGTITKAYENDGLRFPADPDGGLEGARLGRQWGARQAWDGSDLLHYQHTAIDSGEYWCVTYVENATERTPYAVTLGCRATEAGFFRGGDTLRRINATGEDDQAEPGLLRRWDGVAWPSASERSFVLTALPSSSREFSPFPGIDLLDVYRFLDRQGGTATTS, translated from the coding sequence GTGGGAACACCGGCCTTTGATCCGGTAGTGCTCGGTCACCGACTCCGCTACCTCCGCAGGCAGGCCGGCCTCACATTGGCCGTCCTCGGCGAGCGCATCGGGCGCCCAGCCTCGTACCTCTCCCAGGTCGAAAACGGCCGTATCGAACCCAAGCTGGGTGTCCTCGGCGAGCTGGCTGACGCCCTCGGATGCACCACGGTGGACCTACTGGACCCGACACCTCCAAGCCATCGTGCCGCACTCGAGATAGAGCTGGACCGCCACCAAGGAGGGCAGTGGCGGACCACGCTTGAGCTTCCCGAGGTCCGGGCCGGAGCCCGCCTCGATGACGACGTATTGGAGACCCTCGTCGGGCTGTACCGGGCGCTACCTGACGTCGAGGTCAGTCGTTCCGGCCTGGCGAACCTCGAAGCCGGCGATCGGGCCCGAATGGCCAACATTGCGCTGCGAACCGAGATGCGGGCCCGCGACAACTACTTCGCCGAGATCGAACAACGGGCCGCCGAGGACCTTGCTGCCGCTGGCTACGGAGGAGAAGGACCACCCACCGAGAAGGACATGGTCGATCTGGCGGCTCACCACGGCTTCATTGTCGAACGGGTCAAGGGGATGCCCCGAACCGCCCGTTCAGTCACCGACACCCGTCGCCGGGTCATCTACATCCCGCAACGCGATGACCTCAGCGTTCGGGCCGCCCGATCGGTGGTCCTCCAGACATTGGGCCATTTCGCGCTTGAACACGCCGAAACCACCGACTTCGAGGGGTACCTACGGCAGCGGATCGAGTCGAACTATTACGCGGCCGCCACGCTCATCCCCGAACAGGCGGCCGTGGCTTTCCTATCCGGAGCAAAGGACGGCCACGACCTCTCCATCGAGGACCTCAAGGAGCGTTATTACGTCTCCTATGAGATGGCGGCCCACCGGTTCACCAACCTGGCTACCCGACATCTGGGCCTGTCGGTGCACTTCATCCGAACCGATCCCGAGGGAACGATCACCAAGGCCTACGAGAACGACGGGTTGCGTTTTCCCGCAGATCCCGACGGTGGCCTGGAAGGGGCCCGCCTGGGCCGACAGTGGGGAGCCCGCCAGGCGTGGGACGGTTCAGACCTCCTGCACTACCAGCACACGGCCATCGACTCCGGCGAATACTGGTGCGTGACCTACGTGGAGAACGCCACCGAACGAACCCCGTACGCGGTGACCCTCGGGTGCCGGGCGACCGAAGCCGGTTTCTTCCGGGGAGGTGACACGCTGCGGCGGATCAACGCGACCGGCGAGGACGACCAGGCCGAACCCGGTCTGCTGCGGCGTTGGGATGGCGTGGCCTGGCCATCGGCCTCGGAACGCAGTTTCGTGTTGACGGCCCTACCTTCCTCATCCAGGGAATTCTCGCCGTTCCCGGGCATCGACCTGCTCGACGTCTACCGGTTCCTCGATCGCCAG